The Stieleria maiorica genome includes the window ACGGACCCTCCGACGCGGCCAAGAAAGCCAAGTGGGTTGCGCCGATCATTACCGAAATCCCCAAAGACGCCTGGGGAAATGAAATCGACTTCAGCGTCAACGGCAACAGCTACGAACTTCGCAGCGCCGGCATCGACGGCCAAAAGAACACCGAAGACGACATCGTCGTCACCCCCTAAGACGACCGCAATTCAATTTGCGTAATTGACGGCACGTTCCGAGGGTCGCCGTGTTCTACGAACTCGGCGCGCACGAAAAAGCGATGCATTGCCCCACGCCGACCTCGGAGAGGACGGCGACTGTTCAGCCCAACCGAAAACGACGCTGCGGTAGACGACTAGGATCACAGCCGCAGCGGTGATGATCCACGACGATCACGATCCGACAGCGCTAGCCGATGATGTTCATTGAAGAGAGTGATCGCACGACAGAACAACGACGCGGCTTTACGCTGCTGGAGTTGTTGTTGGTACTGGCGATCATGTCGGTACTCGCGTCGATCGCGATCCCGCAAGTCGCCTGGCTGTTGGGCGACCGCCGAATCGTTCGCGGCGCAAAATTGATCCGCGAAGAACTGATCCTCGCTCGCGTCGATGCGATGCGGCAAGGCCGGATCCTGATGGTCGATGCGATGCTGGAATCCGGACAGCTCCGCGTGCAACCATACTTCTCGATGGCCGACTCGGTTAACGCGATCGACCAAACGGGAACGCAATCGGCGATGTTGTCCGGAGCCGAGCAGGGACAATTCGTCCCCGTGGTCCAAGACGAATCGGAAATCCGTCAGTTGGAATTGCCCGACGATGTGGTGGTGAAAAGCGTGTCGGTCGTCTCGGCGGCCCGCGCGATGGAAATCCAGCAAGCGACGATCAGTAACCAGGCCGAAGGCTACAGCCAACCGATTCTGTTTTACCCCGACGGAACAACCAGCACCGCCGCCGTCGTGCTGTCCCATCCCGAACACGGCCAGATCACCGTCAAGCTGCGTGGGATCACCGGTGACGTCACGCTCAGCGAAGTGGGGCCGAATCAATGATGCCGTCTAGATTGCTGACTGGCGAACGTCGACCGCGACGATGCCGGCTTGCGTTCTCGTTGCTGGAAATGCTGCTGGCGTTGGCTATTTTGGGCAGCAGTTTGGCGATCTTGGCACAAATCGCCGGAACCGGAGTCAGCGCCGCCCGCGAGGCCCGGGCGCTGGCGACGGCCAGGATGATCTGCCAATCGAAACTCAGCGAATTGTTGTTGAACATGCAGGCCGGCCAAACACCGACGACGATCATCGAGGCTGCGGCCGAGTCGTTCGATAGCGCCTCGACAGAATCCTACGTCTATTCCGTTGAAGTCTTGCCGGGCCAACTGGACGGCCTGCTTTCTCTCCGTGTCAGCGTCATCGCACGCGCCGGCGACGGCAGTGAACAACTCGCCGCGTTCGCGCTCGACCGTTGGGTGATCGATCCCGCGCTGGGGCTGGAAGAGGCAGAGGCGGAAGAAGAGGCGTTGCGTGAGGAAATCGCCAGCGGCGGCGAGGAACCGATCACATGATATTCAATCACATCGCACTCACGGCGGCTGATCCGTCACAATTGACGAAACATCGCCGACGCCGACGCGGTTTTACCTTGCTGGAACTGTTTCTGACGCTCTCGTTGGCCGTCGTGCTGATGACCCTGGTCAATGCCGCGTTTCGGTTCTATGCCGTCGAAATGGATTCTAGCGATCAAGACATGCGGCGAACGATGTTGGCATCGGCGGTGATGCAAATGATCGAAGACGACCTGCGGGCATCGCTTCATCCGGTCCCGTTGGACACCAGCGCGCTGGAAACCCTGTTGGCCAGCACCGCGTCATCCGCCACCGGCGGCGGCAACACCGGCGGTGACCCCGGTGCCGCCGAAGCAGCCGGCATGGATGATCCGGCACTGGAGGAAGAAGTCGCCACGTCGGTCTCTGGCGTCGCAGTGCTGCAAACCCCCGGTTTGATCGGAGACCAGTATCAGCTGCAAATCGATACGAGCCGGCTGCCGCGTCTGGAAGAGTACACGGTGTTGATGGACGTGGACCCAGGCAACTTGGCCGATTTGCCCAGCGATCTGAAAACCGTGACCTATTACGTCCAAGCGTCCGATGCCGTTGGGGTCGATGACCCACTGGCCAAGTTGGACGCCTCCGCGTCGACCGGCGGCGGCTTGGTCCGTCGCGTGTTGGATCGCTCGGCAACCACCTTCGCATCGACCTCGGGCAACCTCTCGGCACTCGGGCAAACCGGCGAATTGCTCGCCCCGGAAGTCACCGGCATCGAGTTTTCTTACTGGGACGGCGTGACCTGGCAAATCGAATGGAACAGCGATGAACTCGGTGAGCTTCCCTTGGCGGTGAAAATCCAAATGTCGATGTTGGATCCATTGGTCCCCGAGGGCGAACAAGAGCCGCGACTGTTTTCGCACGTCGTCCGACTGCCGATGGCCAAACCAATCGAAGAAGAAGAGGAAGACGATCTCTCGGGGGCCGGTCTGTGACGTCAACCTTTGATTCACTGGCGAAGCGGGATTCACTGGCGAAACGAGCGCCGCGAGCGCGGCGTGGTTTTTTCTTGGTGTTGGTCTTGTTGGTCGTCGTCGTCGCCACGCTGTCGGTTTACTCCTTTACCGGCGTGATGGTGGCCTACGACGACGCAGCGTATCTGTCCGGCGATCTGGTCCGGGCACGGGTGGCAGCCGACTCGGGCGCCGAGGCGATTCGTTTGATCTTGGCCCAGCCAAAATTGATGCGCGACGAAATGGGTGGCGTGTACAACAATCCCAACTTGTTTCAGGCGGTGGCGGTTTCCAACCAAGACCCGGCCAACGTCTGTGACTTCGCTGTCCCCGCGCCGGATCTGAACGAAAACGGCATGCTCAGCGGAATCCGGTTCGGGCTGCAAGACGAATCGGCGCGGTTGAACTTGAACACGCTGACGGTTCTGGACGAGAACTCCGACGGCTTGATGGCGGCGCTCAGTTTGATGTCCGAGGAGGACGCCGCCGGGGAGTTGCCCGACAGCATCGCCACCGCACTGCTGTTGGCGTTGCCGGGGATGACCGAGGAGATCGCCGACTCAATCCTGGACTGGTTGGATGAGGACGACGAGGCCCGGCCGTACGGTGCGGAACTGGAGTATTACAGCGGTCTGCCCACCCCGTATGAACCGACCAATGGTCCGATCAACAGCGTCGAAGAATTGCTGTTGGTCGCCGGCATGACCCCGACACTGCTGTTCGGCGCCGACACCAACCGAAACGGGATGCTGGACCCGGACGAACAACAACGCTTTAACGTCAGCGTCGACACACCCGGCGCGCTCGGGCTGGCAGCGTACTTCACCATCCACGGCCAGGAAGCCAACCGGCAGCGCGACGGATCATTCCGCGTGAACATCAACTCGGACGATCTGGAAATCCTGTATGAGGATTTGAACGAGGTGCTCGGTGACGAGGTCTACGCCAGTTTCATTTGTGCCTACCGAATGTCCGGCGCGCCGTCGGCTTCGGTGGCTGCTGCCCCTGGCGGGGGCGCTGCTCCCGGTGGCGACACGCAAACACAGACGGGATCCGACGGCGGTGTTTGGACGGCAGACCTGATGGAAAGTTTTGACTTGTCGGCCGGCGGAAGCATCCAGTTCAACCAGGTGTTGGATCTGATCGACGCCACGGTCACGGTCGGAGGAGGCGACAACGCGGTCACCTATCGCAGCCCGTTTGATCTGTTGACCGCGGGCGTCTATCTGCCGTTGATCATGGACAAACTGGTCACCAGCGATACGCCGGCGATGCCCGGCCGGATCAACGTCAATGAATGTCCCGCCGAACTGCTGTATGGCATACCGTTTTTGACCGAAGAGCAAGTCGGTGCGATCCTGGAAGCCCGCGGATCCGAATCGGACGACGAAAACCGGCTTTATGAAACGTGGTTGATGGTCGAAGGCATCGTGACGCTGTCGGAAATGAGAAACCTGGTGCCGCTGTTGACCGGCGGCGGCGACGTCTACCGGGCTCAAATCGTCGGCTACTTCGAATCGACCGGACTGGCCCACCGCCAAGAAGTGATCATCGACGCAACCACCGTGAATCCCAAAATCGTCTCCTACCGCGACCTCAGCCATCTCGGTCGGGCGTTTGACGTCTCCGTCCTGGGCATCCGAAACGTTGCCGCGGTCAGCGGCGATCAACCGGCCTCCCCACAATAAGGCCGCCCCACAAACATGCTACCGACAACCGCCCCAATGCATTGCGTGCCTTCCGACACTCTCCGACTAGACTATCACCATGCCTAAACGAATAGCCCTCGACTATGACAGCCGCGAATTGCGGATTGTCGTCGCCAACTGCAGCGGTTCCAAAGTGCAGGTGACCGATGCCCAGGTCATTCCGATCCCCGAAAACGGTTCGGTGTCGGAAAAGCTGCGCGGCTACATCTCCGGCCAGGGGCTGCAAAAAACGGAAACCCTGGTGGCGATCGGCCGCGGCAAGGCGGAGTTGCGAGAATTGCAACTGCCGCCGGTGCCGGAGGACGAGCTTCCGGACATGGTGCGATTCCAGGCCATCCGCAGTTTTGCCTCGGCCAGCGAGCGTGCGATCGTCGACTTCTTGGTGACGCGTCGCACCAACGAAAACAACACGTTGATCGCCGCGGCCGTCGCACCGGCGGAAATGGACAAGGTTCGCGAGCTTTGTAACACGTCGGAATTGTTGCCCAAACGGATCGCGCTGCGTCCGTTGACGGCCGCATCGCTGTACCTGCGAACTCAGAAACAGCCTCCGATCTGTGTGATGATCGACTTGCTGACCGACGATGCCGAAATCGTGATCGCCCGCGACGGCAAAGTGATCTTCGTCCGAACGGTACGGCTGCCATCGGAGGAACGACATCGCAGCGGCGCGATCGCCAGCGAATTGCACCGCACGATGGTGGCCTGTGGCGAAACCTCCACTCCGGATCGCATCGTGGTCTGGGGGACGGGCACCGTTCATGCCGGCGACATCGCGGCGATCAAAAACACGATCAATTGCGACGACGTTCAGGCGGTCAATCCGTTTGATCTGGTCGGATTGCAGATCGATCGCGAGGCGCTGCCCGAACACGTCGGGCGGCTCGCGCCGCTGGTCGGATTACTCGCCAGTGACGAAACGGCTCCGGAAACCCTGATCGATTTCCTGAACCCACGCAAAAAACCGGAAGTCGAACCGGATCGCGTGCGACGTATCCTGGTGATCGCCGGCCCGATCGCCGCGGTCTTCCTGGTCGGTTTCTTCATCTACCGTCAGTTCGCCGAGTGGGATCGCAAGATCGCAGGTGCGACCAACGAAGTCAATTTGTTGCTGCCTTCGTCCGAAGCGGCCGATGAGAGCATCGCACGAACCGAGGCCATCGACCAATTCCTCGACGCAGACGTCAACTGGCTCGATGAGATCCGGCGTTTGGCCGAAAAGGCGCCGCCGAGCGACAAGATGATCGTCCGTAACATCTCGGGGACCGCCAACATTCGTGGCGGTGGCGGCACCCTGCGTGTCGTCGGCGCGGTGACCGAGCCGGGGGTCATCGACGAATTGGAAGCATCACTCCGCGATGAAACGCACGGTGTCGTCGGCAAGGGATCACAGGAACAGAAGGACCAAGACGCTTATGCATGGACCTTTACCGAATCCATAGCCGTCGCCGGGGAAACCATCCGCAACACACGGTACTCGCGGATGGCAGAACAAATGCAGCAAGCCGAATCTGCAGCCGATGCCGCCGAAACAGAACCGTCTACCGATTCGGCTCCGGCAGACGAAATGCCCGAAGAAGAATCTTCTGAACAGGATTCACCTGAAAACGCCACCGAATCGGCGGAGGTCGAAGCATGAACCAACGTGAACGAGTACTAGCGATTCTGGTCGGCGGGCTTTTCGTCCTCGGTCTCGGCCAATGGGGATTCACCAAGTACAAGACCGCGATCAAGCAGCGACGATCGCAATACGAATCGCTGCAGGAACGTCAGGTTCAACTTGCCGAAAAACGCAACCAAGGGGCACTGGCCGATCGCCAGATGGGCGAGTACCTGGTGCGATCGGTCTCCAGTGATGTCGAGCGTGCCCGCAGTGATTACCAGAGCTGGTTGTTCGATGTGGTGGAAAATCACAACATCCAAGACGCCAAAATTGAAAGTGGACGAACGGAACCCGGCGACCTCTATCAAAAGATGACGTTTTTGCTGACCGGACGTGCCGAGGCACCGAAGATTTTCGACTTCGTACACGAGATTCAGTCCAAGGATTACCTTCACCGAATCCGCGAATTCGACCTCAAACCGTCGAAGACCGAATCGGGGTTCACGATCAGCATGACCATCGAAGTCGCCTCATTGAGGAATGCGCCGGTCGACGCCAAGACCCCCGAGACCAAAGCCTGGCGTGTCGATCCCGATTCGTTGGCCTACAGCGACCCGATCTTAAACCGCAACCTATTCGAACCGCCCAACCGCGCGCCGACCTACGACGGCAGCAAGACGATCGAAGTGACCAAGGGCCGCAGCGAATCCGTCTCGCTGGTCTTCAAAGACGCCGAACAGCATCGATTGTCGTATGAGTTGGTCGATCCGCCGGAAAACATCTCGATCGACCAACGAAGCGGAACGCTGCGCGTCAGTTCCGAAGAGTTGACGGAGTTTGACGTCACCGTTCGCGCCACCGATAGCGGCTATCCCAAGCGAACGGTGGAAGAGACGTTGCTGGTCAAGGTGGTCGATCCTCCACCGCCGCCGCCACCGGAAAAGCCGCCGCTGGAGTTTGACGATGCAAAACAGACGTACCTGACCGGATTGGTGCAGGGGGCCGACGACTGGACGGCCTGGATGAACGTCCGCACCCGCGGCACGACACTCAAGCTGCGCGTCGGCGACGAGTTCGAAATCGGCAGCGTGCGTGGCGTCGTCGATTCGATCGACGCCGACAGCGTCAAAATCAAGATCGGCGACAAGACCATCACCCTGACCAGCGGCGGAACCCTCAAATCCGCCGTCGATTCGGTCGAGTGACCCATTGGATGATATTTGGTCAAAAGATTTGATGGTCAAAAATCAAATGCCCTAGAAAAGCGGGTTCCAACAAACACGGCACCCCATTTTTTGACCACCCCATTTTTTGACCAATCGCTCCAGCTCCCAATGCCCCAATTGGTGCCACCCATCACCTGGTTTGCTAGCAGAGAAGCTCAGTGCGGTCCAGAGTTGGATTTGCTAGCAGTCTCTCTGTTGGTGCTGGAGTGGAATAGATGGGTGGCACCAATTTGGCGAATCGACAGGAGAAGGCAGGCAGAATGATGCGGGGCAGAATGATGAGGACGGACCAGCATTTATCACATCATTCTGCCCCGTATCATTCTGCCTTCACTCTGAGACGCACGGCTCTTGGAGATGACAGGCGAGAAACCTATCCCACCGGCGCTACGAGTATCGGTTGAATTTCTTGAGCTTTCGATCCAACGTGCTTCGTTCGATGCCAAGGATCGAGGCGGCTCGGCTCTTGTTGCCGTCGGTGTGGCGGAGCACGCGTTCGATGTGAGAACGCTCCAGGTCCGCCAATGAGATTTCCACGGGTGAACTCGCCACCGCCGAATCCGCTCCGCCATTGCCGGCCGACATCGCCGGTGTCAGCAACAAATGCTCGGCGTCGATCGTCGATCCCGCATTCAGCACGACCGCGCGTTCGATCACGTTCCGCAATTCACGGATGTTCCCGGGCCAACGATAATCCAACAGCATGCGTCGCGCCGGCTCGGTAATCGTCGTGATCCGCCGTCCCATCTGTTCGTTGAACTGCGCCAAAAAATGTTCGGCCAACAGCAGGATATCGCTGCCCCGGCTGCGTAGCGGTGGCACCAGGATTTCAACCACGTGCAAGCGATAGAACAGGTCTTGGCGGAACTTGCCGTCGGCCACCATCGCTTGCAAATCACGATTGGTCGCCGCGACCACCCGCACGTCGACTTTGATCGGACTTTGCCCACCGACGCGTTCAAACGGATGGCCTTCCAGCACCCGCAAGAACTTGGCTTGGATTTCCGCATCCATCTCTCCGATTTCGTCCAACATCAACGTGCCACCGTCGGCCGCTTCGAATTTACCCTGCTTGCGGTCGGTCGCGCCGGTGAAGGCACCTTTCTCGTGCCCGAACAATTCGCTTTCCAGCAAGGAGGGCGATAACGCCGCACAGTTCATGCAAACCAGCGGCGCCGACGCGCGCCCGCTGGCATGGTGGATCGCCGAGGCCACCAATTCCTTACCGACCCCGGATTCGCCTCGCACCAACACCGTCGCGTTGGTGGGAGCGACCAGGGAGATCTTTTCGATGATGTCGCGGACGGCATCGCTTTGACCGACGATCTGGACTTTGCCGCCGATCTGTTTTTGCAACGTCTGGATTTGGCGTTGGGATCGACGGAGCGAACGATCCAGTTTTCCGCGGACACGCAAATTGCGCAGCGACTCGGCCAAGATCTCGGCGACCGCCAACACAAATTCCAGATCACGTGGCGAAAACACGGTCTCTTTGTCGGTCGTCAGCAGGTGCAACATGCCCAGCACGTTTCCTTCGCGATCTTTGACCGGAGCCAAGATCATGCTGACCGCATCGATTTCACCGCGACTGTTTTCGGTCGCTAACGTTCGGTCGCCGGCGACGTTCCGGGCCAAAATCGCTTGCCCGTCCGGCCCGATCACGCTGGCGATCGCCGTGTCCGCCGGACGCCGGTAGCTGCTCGATCCCAACGCCGATTGGTTCGAATGACGCGTGGCCACCAAAACTAGGTTCGAGGAATCGGCAGCCGCAACATGGCCGGCCTGTTTCTGCGATTGTGATTTGACGACGAAGGCACCGGCGCTGCGAAAGGGGATCGAGGCGGCAAGGCGATCCAGGACCAATTCGATCGCTTGGGCGGCCGACTCGGCACCGGCCAGTTCGAACGCCAACTGCAACAGCGTCGCCCGCGCCGTTTCGGTCTGTGCCAAACCGTCCTTCAGCCCGGCGCGAAACGGCTTGGTTTCAAACAGATCGCTGTGCAGGTATTCACTTTTGGCACGACGATCGGTGATCGACGCCGCCTCCATCGCCAACGTCAAGTGGTCCTCGGTCGCGCCGGCCGGCAGCGGCGAGGCGACGGGCCCCTCGGCCGATTGGATTTGGTGCACGAACTGGAGGGAGTATCCGGCGATTTCGATCTTGTCGCCGTCAGCCAGCTTGGTCGGCGAATCGATCCGACGCCCGGAAACGGACGTGCCGTTGCGGCTGCCCAAGTCCTCGATCATCCAGCCATCGGGGGACGACCAGACGCGCGCGTGTTGACGGCTCGCCCGTTCGCTGCGGATCGCGATGTCGTTGGTGCTGGAGCGTCCCAGGATGACTTGTCCGGGCGCGGAAAGCCGAAAAACATCACTCCAGCGGCCGGCGGATTGAGTCACCAGGTACCCGCCATCAATGCCACCGACGGGGCTTTCCAGATCGTGGTTTCGTGCCGCCCCCCCGTTCATCGACAGGCTGCCGGAGGCGGAATCGTCGCCGTGCGGCGGCAAGGTCGTGCTGCTGTCACTCAAAACGCTCGAATTCCCTGGAAATTGCTGAAAGTCCCTGGAGAAGGATGCCAGGCGATTAGTTTACCAGATCGGCGGGTCGAACTTGCGACCAGAATCGGCGGCAACTATTCTCTAGATCAGTCTAGGCCGCCTCCCAACCGACTTTTCCGCCGCACGATGACGCGTCTTTGCGAATCCCCGGCGCCTCAAATCCAATTCCATTCGGAGTAACTTTTCGATGAAACTGAGCCAAGCTCGATTCATGATCGCGATTGCGATGAGCTGTCTCGTTGCGGTCGCCTCGCTGACGACGGCGGGATTCAACAACGGTGGCGGCAATAACGTTGGTGGTGTTTCGATTGATCCGGCTGGCGTGGTTCGCTCGGCAACGGTTCAAGAAAACCAGGAACTCGTCAACCTGCTTCGGAACGAAGTGACGGCACCGGCGGGCGACTTGGCCGCCGCCACCGAACTGCGAATGGTCTCCTTGTCCGGACTCCAAGATGCGATCATCGAAGTCCGCAAGTCGGGCGCCAGACTGCCGGCGGAGATCCGCTACCTGGCCGGTCTGACCGGGGTCGATTACGTCCTGGTCGACCACGAAAATAACGACTTGATTCTGGCCGGGCCGGCCGAACCGTGGACGTTGTCCGAAACCGGCAGCGTCGTCGGTACCGAAACCGGCGCCGCGATCCTGCAATTGGAAGACCTGGTCGTGGCGCTTCGCAACGTCGAAAATTCGCGGGCCCAAGGCATCAGCTGCTCGATCGAACCGACCGCCGAAGGACGCCAACGGTTGAACGCATTTCTTAGCCGAATGAAGCTGCGTCCGGGACAAAACCCGGCCGCGCTGGAAGCCGGCATGAAACAGGCATTCGGCCCGCAAATGATCAAGCTGACCGGCATCC containing:
- a CDS encoding sigma 54-interacting transcriptional regulator, whose product is MSDSSTTLPPHGDDSASGSLSMNGGAARNHDLESPVGGIDGGYLVTQSAGRWSDVFRLSAPGQVILGRSSTNDIAIRSERASRQHARVWSSPDGWMIEDLGSRNGTSVSGRRIDSPTKLADGDKIEIAGYSLQFVHQIQSAEGPVASPLPAGATEDHLTLAMEAASITDRRAKSEYLHSDLFETKPFRAGLKDGLAQTETARATLLQLAFELAGAESAAQAIELVLDRLAASIPFRSAGAFVVKSQSQKQAGHVAAADSSNLVLVATRHSNQSALGSSSYRRPADTAIASVIGPDGQAILARNVAGDRTLATENSRGEIDAVSMILAPVKDREGNVLGMLHLLTTDKETVFSPRDLEFVLAVAEILAESLRNLRVRGKLDRSLRRSQRQIQTLQKQIGGKVQIVGQSDAVRDIIEKISLVAPTNATVLVRGESGVGKELVASAIHHASGRASAPLVCMNCAALSPSLLESELFGHEKGAFTGATDRKQGKFEAADGGTLMLDEIGEMDAEIQAKFLRVLEGHPFERVGGQSPIKVDVRVVAATNRDLQAMVADGKFRQDLFYRLHVVEILVPPLRSRGSDILLLAEHFLAQFNEQMGRRITTITEPARRMLLDYRWPGNIRELRNVIERAVVLNAGSTIDAEHLLLTPAMSAGNGGADSAVASSPVEISLADLERSHIERVLRHTDGNKSRAASILGIERSTLDRKLKKFNRYS
- a CDS encoding type II secretion system protein, with protein sequence MMPSRLLTGERRPRRCRLAFSLLEMLLALAILGSSLAILAQIAGTGVSAAREARALATARMICQSKLSELLLNMQAGQTPTTIIEAAAESFDSASTESYVYSVEVLPGQLDGLLSLRVSVIARAGDGSEQLAAFALDRWVIDPALGLEEAEAEEEALREEIASGGEEPIT
- a CDS encoding cadherin repeat domain-containing protein — protein: MNQRERVLAILVGGLFVLGLGQWGFTKYKTAIKQRRSQYESLQERQVQLAEKRNQGALADRQMGEYLVRSVSSDVERARSDYQSWLFDVVENHNIQDAKIESGRTEPGDLYQKMTFLLTGRAEAPKIFDFVHEIQSKDYLHRIREFDLKPSKTESGFTISMTIEVASLRNAPVDAKTPETKAWRVDPDSLAYSDPILNRNLFEPPNRAPTYDGSKTIEVTKGRSESVSLVFKDAEQHRLSYELVDPPENISIDQRSGTLRVSSEELTEFDVTVRATDSGYPKRTVEETLLVKVVDPPPPPPPEKPPLEFDDAKQTYLTGLVQGADDWTAWMNVRTRGTTLKLRVGDEFEIGSVRGVVDSIDADSVKIKIGDKTITLTSGGTLKSAVDSVE
- a CDS encoding type II secretion system minor pseudopilin — its product is MTSTFDSLAKRDSLAKRAPRARRGFFLVLVLLVVVVATLSVYSFTGVMVAYDDAAYLSGDLVRARVAADSGAEAIRLILAQPKLMRDEMGGVYNNPNLFQAVAVSNQDPANVCDFAVPAPDLNENGMLSGIRFGLQDESARLNLNTLTVLDENSDGLMAALSLMSEEDAAGELPDSIATALLLALPGMTEEIADSILDWLDEDDEARPYGAELEYYSGLPTPYEPTNGPINSVEELLLVAGMTPTLLFGADTNRNGMLDPDEQQRFNVSVDTPGALGLAAYFTIHGQEANRQRDGSFRVNINSDDLEILYEDLNEVLGDEVYASFICAYRMSGAPSASVAAAPGGGAAPGGDTQTQTGSDGGVWTADLMESFDLSAGGSIQFNQVLDLIDATVTVGGGDNAVTYRSPFDLLTAGVYLPLIMDKLVTSDTPAMPGRINVNECPAELLYGIPFLTEEQVGAILEARGSESDDENRLYETWLMVEGIVTLSEMRNLVPLLTGGGDVYRAQIVGYFESTGLAHRQEVIIDATTVNPKIVSYRDLSHLGRAFDVSVLGIRNVAAVSGDQPASPQ
- a CDS encoding prepilin-type N-terminal cleavage/methylation domain-containing protein; this encodes MIFNHIALTAADPSQLTKHRRRRRGFTLLELFLTLSLAVVLMTLVNAAFRFYAVEMDSSDQDMRRTMLASAVMQMIEDDLRASLHPVPLDTSALETLLASTASSATGGGNTGGDPGAAEAAGMDDPALEEEVATSVSGVAVLQTPGLIGDQYQLQIDTSRLPRLEEYTVLMDVDPGNLADLPSDLKTVTYYVQASDAVGVDDPLAKLDASASTGGGLVRRVLDRSATTFASTSGNLSALGQTGELLAPEVTGIEFSYWDGVTWQIEWNSDELGELPLAVKIQMSMLDPLVPEGEQEPRLFSHVVRLPMAKPIEEEEEDDLSGAGL
- a CDS encoding pilus assembly FimT family protein; this encodes MMFIEESDRTTEQRRGFTLLELLLVLAIMSVLASIAIPQVAWLLGDRRIVRGAKLIREELILARVDAMRQGRILMVDAMLESGQLRVQPYFSMADSVNAIDQTGTQSAMLSGAEQGQFVPVVQDESEIRQLELPDDVVVKSVSVVSAARAMEIQQATISNQAEGYSQPILFYPDGTTSTAAVVLSHPEHGQITVKLRGITGDVTLSEVGPNQ
- the pilM gene encoding type IV pilus biogenesis protein PilM; translated protein: MPKRIALDYDSRELRIVVANCSGSKVQVTDAQVIPIPENGSVSEKLRGYISGQGLQKTETLVAIGRGKAELRELQLPPVPEDELPDMVRFQAIRSFASASERAIVDFLVTRRTNENNTLIAAAVAPAEMDKVRELCNTSELLPKRIALRPLTAASLYLRTQKQPPICVMIDLLTDDAEIVIARDGKVIFVRTVRLPSEERHRSGAIASELHRTMVACGETSTPDRIVVWGTGTVHAGDIAAIKNTINCDDVQAVNPFDLVGLQIDREALPEHVGRLAPLVGLLASDETAPETLIDFLNPRKKPEVEPDRVRRILVIAGPIAAVFLVGFFIYRQFAEWDRKIAGATNEVNLLLPSSEAADESIARTEAIDQFLDADVNWLDEIRRLAEKAPPSDKMIVRNISGTANIRGGGGTLRVVGAVTEPGVIDELEASLRDETHGVVGKGSQEQKDQDAYAWTFTESIAVAGETIRNTRYSRMAEQMQQAESAADAAETEPSTDSAPADEMPEEESSEQDSPENATESAEVEA